A DNA window from Setaria viridis chromosome 2, Setaria_viridis_v4.0, whole genome shotgun sequence contains the following coding sequences:
- the LOC117843615 gene encoding putative aldehyde oxidase-like protein, producing MEAAVSGTMAARSGASSSLVERLVLALNGRRYEVAAAELEPSTTLLEFIRTRTPFRGPKLGCGEGGCGACVILIAKYNPTTDEVTEFSASSCLTLIYSLNFCSVITTEGLGNTRDGFHAIQKRMSGFHASQCGFCTPGMCMSIFSSIVGADNSKRPQPRNGFSKLTVSEAEKAFSGNLCRCTGYRPIVDACKSFASDVDLEDLGLNIFWRKGDKKPDVSKLPNYTFGGGICTFPDFLKSELKSLQHLDDANITTSKGGRYHPRLQNTLCSGIFTFLDFLKSGLKLPRYHLNDANNTVSKEGWYHPRSIKQYYELINSTLFSASSIKVVVGNTSVGVYKDYDLYNKYIDIGGIPELSSIVRKGEGIEIGAAITISRSIEILENESKLMSSPNGSVVFRKLAEHMSKVASPFVRNTASLGGNIILAQKYPFPSDIATILLGAGSTVCVQVVGEQRHITLEEFLEQPPLDCMCLLLSIFIPHWISDSKTEKSLVFQTYRAASRPLGNAISYVNSAFLGHVSFDESSGDHVFSNLHLAFGAYGTEHAIRARKVEKFLTGKSLTASTVHEAIHLLKETVVPMKGTSHPEYRTSVAVGFLFSFLSAHVKGIAGPGETFSSSSANSVDVIDVCDWPLSSRQEAISGDEYKPIGEPMKKYGVELQASGEAVYVDDIPAPKHCLHGEFIYSTQPLAFVKNIKFKSSLASQKIITVVSAKDIPKEGQNIGSMTMFGDEPLFGGPIAEFAGQALGVVIAETQRHADMAAKQAVVEYDTEDLKPPILTVEQAVENNSYFNVPDVFYPKQVGDFSKGMAEADHKILSTEVKLASQYYFYMETQTALAIPDEDKTMVVYSSSQYPELAQTVIAKCLGIPFGNVRVITRRVGGGFGGKGYRSFPVATAAALCAYKLQCPVRMCLNRNTDMIMVGSRHPIKSHYSVGFKSDGKITALHLDLLIDAGISEDLSPIIPNGVISGLKKYNWGALSFDIKLCKTNNTSKSTMRAPGDTQGSLIAEAIIEHVASVLSLDSSRVREINFHTYDSLVSFYPASAGEASTYTLHSIFSRLALTSSYLHRTDTIKQFNNCNKWRKRGISCVPLIFNVSPRPAPGRVSLLKDGSIVVEVGGVEIGQGLWTKVQQMTAFALGQLWPEGCEGLLERVRVLQADTLNLIQGGVTGGSSTSESSCAATLQACKLLINRLNPVMNKLRLQSATVSWDDLISEAYQENVNLSASVYWVPEGSSSYLNYGAGISEVEIDLLTGAIAVLRSDLVYDCGMSLNPAVDLGQIEGSFIQGVGFFIYEEHQTNSDGLVVSNSTWDYKIPSVDTIPKQFNVEVLNTGYHKNRVLSSKASGEPAVVLASSVHCALREAIRAARKDFANSVEYGTSPLTFQLNVPAPMTVVKELCGFDIVEKYLENQSAHEATTRA from the exons atggaggcagcAGTGAGCGGGACcatggcggcgaggagcggcgcgtcgtcgtcgctggTGGAGAGGCTGGTGCTCGCGTTGAACGGGCGGCGGTACgaggtggccgccgccgagctggAGCCGTCGACGACGCTGCTGGAGTTCATCCGCACCCGGACGCCCTTCAGGGGGCCCAAGCTCGGCTGCGGCGAAG GTGGATGTGGGGCTTGCGTAATCCTTATTGCAAAGTATAACCCCACAACAGATGAAGTGACTGAATTTTCAGCAAGTTCATGCCTCACGCTCATTTACAGTCTAAACTTCTGTTCAGTTATCACCACTGAGGGGCTTGGGAACACCcgagatggcttccatgcaatTCAGAAAAGAATGTCTGGGTTCCATGCATCTCAATGTGGCTTCTGCACCCCAGGCATGTGCATGTCAATTTTCTCTTCTATTGTTGGTGCTGACAATTCGAAGCGACCTCAACCAcgaaatgggttttcaaaactAACAGTATCAGAAGCAGAGAAGGCTTTTTCAGGCAACTTGTGTCGATGCACTGGTTACCGACCAATTGTTGATGCCTGCAAAAGTTTTGCATCAGATGTTGACTTGGAGGATTTGGGCCTTAATATATTCTGGAGAAAAGGTGATAAGAAACCAGATGTTAGCAAGTTGCCAAACTACACTTTTGGTGGTGGAATCTGCACTTTCCCAGACTTTCTAAAGTCTGAGCTCAAATCTTTACAACATCTGGATGATGCTAACATTACAACCTCCAAGGGGGGTCGGTACCATCCTAGATTGCAAAATACTCTTTGCAGTGGAATCTTCACTTTCCTGGATTTTCTAAAGTCTGGCCTTAAATTGCCGCGATATCATCTGAATGATGCTAACAATACAGTCTCCAAGGAAGGCTGGTATCACCCTAGAAGTATTAAACAGTATTATGAATTAATAAATTCTACTCTATTTAGTGCATCTTCTATCAAAGTGGTGGTTGGGAATACTAGTGTTGGTGTATACAAGGATTATGACCTTTATAATAAGTATATTGACATAGGAGGAATTCCAGAACTTTCATCTATTGTGAGGAAAGGTGAGGGCATTGAAATTGGAGCAGCAATAACAATTTCTAGGAGCATTGAAATACTTGAGAATGAAAGTAAATTAATGTCCTCTCCAAATGGAAGTGTGGTTTTCAGAAAACTTGCTGAGCACATGAGCAAGGTGGCCTCACCATTTGTCCGTAACACAGCAAGCCTTGGAGGAAACATAATTTTAGCACAAAAATACCCATTTCCTTCAGACATTGCAACCATACTTCTTGGTGCTGGCTCAACTGTTTGTGTTCAGGTTGTTGGAGAACAGAGGCATATTACTTTGGAGGAGTTCTTGGAGCAGCCTCCTCTGGATTGTATGTGTTTACTCCTGAGCATATTCATTCCACACTGGATTTCAGATTCTAAAACAGAAAAAAGTTTGGTCTTTCAAACATATCGAGCAGCATCCCGTCCTCTTGGAAATGCTATTTCATATGTAAACTCTGCTTTCTTGGGGCATGTTAGTTTTGATGAATCATCAGGTGATCATGTTTTTAGTAATTTGCACTTGGCTTTTGGTGCATATGGAACAGAACATGCTATTAGAGCAAGGAAGGTGGAGAAATTCCTAACTGGCAAATCACTCACTGCATCAACTGTTCATGAAGCGATTCATTTACTTAAAGAAACTGTTGTACCAATGAAAGGAACATCACATCCTGAATATAGAACCAGTGTGGCTGTTGGATTTCTCTTTAGTTTTCTTTCTGCACATGTTAAAGGCATTGCAGGGCCTGGAGAAACTTTTAGTAGTAGCTCTGCTAATTCTGTGGATGTAATTGATGTCTGTGACTGGCCATTGTCTTCACGTCAAGAAGCAATTTCTGGTGATGAATATAAACCAATTGGTGAGCCAATGAAGAAGTATGGAGTTGAGCTTCAAGCTTCAG GTGAGGCCGTATATGTGGACGACATTCCAGCTCCAAAGCATTGCCTCCATGGAGAATTTATTTACAGCACACAGCCTCTTGCTTTTGTCAAGAATATTAAATTTAAGTCTTCATTAGCATCACAGAAGATTATCACAGTTGTTTCTGCCAAGGATATTCCAAAGGAAGGACAAAATATTGGATCAATGACCATGTTTGGTGATGAACCACTATTTGGTGGTCCAATTGCTGAATTTGCTGGACAAGCTCTTGGTGTTGTG ATTGCAGAAACACAGAGACATGCCGACATGGCAGCAAAACAGGCTGTTGTTGAGTATGATACTGAAGATTTGAAGCCACCAATCTTAACTGTGGAACAAGCAGTGGAGAACAATAGCTATTTCAATGTTCCTGATGTTTTCTATCCCAAACAAGTTGGTGATTTTTCTAAGGGCATGGCTGAAGCTGATCACAAGATACTGTCAACCGAA GTAAAACTTGCTTCCCAGTACTACTTCTACATGGAAACACAGACAGCACTGGCAATTCCAGATGAAGATAAGACCATGGTTGTCTACAGTTCATCACAATACCCTGAACTTGCACAGACTGTCATCGCTAAGTGCCTTGGTATTCCATTCGGGAATGTCCGTGTCATTACAAGAAGGGTTGGAGGCGGCTTTGGTGGAAAGGGATATCGATCATTCCCT GTTGCAACAGCTGCGGCACTTTGCGCATACAAGTTACAATGCCCTGTGCGGATGTGTCTCAATCGTAATACTGATATGATCATGGTTGGCAGTCGGCACCCTATAAAATCTCATTACTCTGTTGGTTTCAAGTCTGATGGAAAAATTACAGCCTTACACCTAGATCTGCTAATTGATGCTGGTATATCTGAAGATTTGAGCCCTATAATACCTAATGGTGTTATATCAGGTCTGAAGAAGTACAACTGGGGTGCTCTCTCGTTTGACATCAAGctttgcaaaacaaacaacacaTCCAAATCAACAATGCGGGCTCCAGGAGATACACAAGGTTCTTTAATTGCTGAAGCTATCATTGAGCATGTTGCTTCAGTTCTATCACTTGACAGTAGCCGTGTCAGGGAAATAAATTTTCACACCTATGATAGCCTTGTGTCGTTCTACCCAGCAAGTGCAGGCGAAGCTTCTACATACACATTACATTCTATTTTCAGTAGATTAGCACTAACTTCAAGTTACCTGCATCGAACTGATACCATCAAGCAGTTTAACAATTGCAACAAGTGGCGGAAGAGGGGTATCTCTTGTGTGCCCCTAATTTTCAATGTATCACCAAGGCCAGCACCTGGCCGAGTTTCTTTACTCAAGGATGGTTCTATTGTGGTTGAGGTCGGAGGAGTTGAAATTGGACAAGGACTTTGGACGAAAGTACAGCAGATGACAGCTTTCGCTTTAGGGCAGCTGTGGCCTGAGGGGTGTGAAGGCCTTCTGGAGAGAGTGAGGGTTCTTCAGGCTGATACATTGAACTTAATACAGGGTGGAGTTACTGGTGGTAGCAGCACGTCTGAATCTAGTTGTGCAGCAACACTTCAGGCCTGCAAGCTGCTGATTAACAGATTAAATCCTGTCATGAATAAGCTGCGACTGCAATCAGCCACTGTCTCGTGGGATGATTTAATTTCTGAG GCCTATCAGGAAAATGTGAATTTGTCCGCAAGTGTGTACTGGGTACCTGAAGGGTCCAGTAGCTATTTGAATTATGGAGCTGGAATAAGTGAG GTTGAGATTGATCTTCTCACAGGAGCAATTGCAGTACTAAGGAGTGATCTTGTGTATGATTGTGGCATGAGTTTGAACCCTGCAGTCGACTTGGGCCAG ATTGAGGGTTCCTTTATACAAGGAGTTGGTTTCTTCATATATGAAGAACACCAGACTAACAGTGACGGCCTGGTGGTCAGCAACAGCACCTGGGACTACAAGATCCCAAGCGTCGACACTATCCCAAAGCAGTTCAACGTTGAGGTGCTCAACACTGGATATCATAAGAACCGTGTGCTTTCCTCAAAAG CTTCTGGTGAGCCTGCCGTGGTTCTTGCATCATCCGTTCATTGTGCACTTAGGGAAGCAATCCGAGCGGCGAGGAAGGATTTCGCAAACAGCGTTGAGTATGGAACCTCCCCGCTGACATTCCAGCTCAATGTCCCTGCACCAATGACGGTTGTGAAGGAATTATGTGGTTTTGATATCGTGGAGAAGTACCTAGAAAAtcaatcagcccatgaagcaaCAACTAGAGCATAA
- the LOC117843294 gene encoding putative aldehyde oxidase-like protein: MASSMSSVVGKATAVERLVFALNGRRYEVAAADVDPSTRLLEFIRTRTPFKGTKLGCGEGGCGACVVLIAKYNPKTNEVTEFTASSCLTLLYSINFCSVITTEGLGNTQDGFHAVQKRMSGFHASQCGFCTPGMCMSIFTSLINADKSKRPEPSKGFSKLEVSEAEKTFSGNLCRCTGYRPIVDACKSFASDVDLEDLGLNIFWKRGDKNPDVSDLPSYTLGGGVCTFPDFLKSEIKSSLDDLNDACIAASREGWYHPRSIKEYYELINSCLFSDSVKVVVGNTSTGIPGYKDQDLYNKYIEIGGIPELSNIVRTESGFEIGAATTISRTIEILKQECESISSPNCSVVFRKLADHMSKVATPFVRNTASIGGNIILAQKYPFPSDIATILLGAGATVCLQVVAGRRQITLEEFLGQPPLDPTTLLLSIFIPHWISDYQTKTTLLFETYRAAPRPLGNAVSYVNCAFLGHASVDQQSNALVLNNLRLAFGAYGTKHAIRAKKVEEFLAGKSLTASVVLGAIQLLRDVIVPMEGTSHPEYRVSAAVGFLFSFLSPLAKGIPQPGKALTSGSADSADTDDVRNLPVSSRRETISNDDYKPVGEPIKKYGVELQASGEAVYVDDIPAPKNCLYGEFIYSTQPLAHVKSIKFKSSLASEKIIDVVSAKDIPSGGENIGSTFTFGDEPLFGDTVAEYAGQALGVVIAETQRYADMAAKQVIIEYDTKDLSPPILTVEQAVENSSYFKVPPELYPTEVGDVSKGMAQADHKIPSTEVKLASEYYFYMETQTALAIPDEDNTLVVYSSSQYPELAQSVIARCLGIPFSKVRVITRRAGGGFGGKAFRSFQVATAAALCAYKLRRPVRMYLNRNTDMVMIGGRHPVKARYSVGFKSDGKITALHLDLLINAGISPDASPLMPGTIISSVKKYNWGALSFDIKVCKTNNTSKSVMRAPGDTQGSLIADAIIEHVASVLSVDANSVREKNFHTYGSLQLFYPDSAGEASTYTLHSIFNRLISTSSYLDRAESIKQFNSSNKWRKRGISCVPLIFRVEPRAAPGRVSVLNDGSIVVEVGGIEIGQGLWTKVQQMTAFALGKLWPDGVEGLLERVRVLQADTLNLIQGGLTAGSTSSESSCAATLQACNMLVDRLKPVLDRLQQQSKDVSWDTLISQASKENVNLSASAYWVPGKESNKYLNYGAAISEVEIDLLTGAITLLRGDLVYDCGKSLNPAVDLGQIEGSFIQGIGFFVYEEYVTNSDGLMISNSTWDYKIPSVDIIPKQFNAEVLNTGYHKNRVLSSKASGEPALIAASSVHCALREAIRAARREFANSTGSGSSPLEFQMDVPAPMTLVKELCGFDIVDKYLESLSTQERAAGA; this comes from the exons ATGGCGTCGTCGATGTCGTCGGTGGTGGGGAAGGCGACGGCGGTGGAGAGGTTGGTGTTCGCGTTGAACGGGCGGCGGTACgaggtggccgccgccgacgtggaTCCGTCGACGAGGCTGCTGGAGTTCATCCGCACGAGGACGCCATTCAAGGGCACCAAGCTCGGCTGCGGCGAAG GTGGTTGTGGGGCTTGTGTCGTACTTATAGCAAAGTATAACCCCAAGACAAATGAAGTGACTGAATTTACAGCAAGTTCATGCCTGACACTTCTTTACAGTATAAATTTCTGTTCAGTTATCACTACTGAGGGTCTGGGGAACACCCAAGATGGCTTTCATGCTGTTCAGAAGAGGATGTCCGGGTTTCATGCCTCTCAGTGTGGCTTCTGCACTCCTGGAATGTGCATGTCTATTTTCACCTCCCTTATCAATGCTGACAAATCCAAGAGGCCAGAACCATCAAAAGGGTTCTCAAAACTAGAAGTATCAGAAGCAGAAAAGACTTTTTCAGGCAACTTGTGTAGATGCACTGGTTACCGTCCAATTGTTGATGCCTGCAAAAGTTTTGCATCAGATGTTGACTTGGAGGATTTGGGCCTTAATATATTCTGGAAGAGAGGTGATAAGAATCCAGACGTTAGTGATTTACCAAGTTACACTCTTGGTGGTGGAGTCTGCACTTTCCCGGACTTCCTAAAATCTGAGATAAAATCTTCCCTTGATGATTTGAATGATGCTTGTATTGCAGCATCCAGGGAGGGCTGGTATCATCCTAGAAGTATCAAAGAGTATTATGAGCTAATAAATTCTTGTTTATTTAGTGACTCAGTCAAAGTGGTTGTTGGGAACACCAGTACCGGTATTCCAGGATACAAGGATCAAGACCTCTACAATAAGTATATTGAGATAGGTGGTATTCCAGAACTTTCAAATATTGTAAGGACAGAGTCAGGCTTTGAAATTGGAGCAGCTACAACAATTTCTAGGACCATCGAGATACTTAAGCAAGAGTGTGAATCTATATCGTCTCCAAATTGCagtgttgttttcagaaaactTGCTGACCACATGAGCAAAGTTGCCACACCATTTGTCCGTAACACAGCTAGTATTGGAGGCAACATAATTTTGGCACAAAAATACCCATTTCCCTCAGACATTGCAACCATACTTCTCGGTGCTGGTGCTACTGTTTGTCTTCAGGTTGTTGCAGGACGGAGGCAAATTACTTTGGAAGAGTTCCTAGGGCAGCCTCCTTTGGATCCTACTACTTTACTCCTGAGCATATTCATTCCACATTGGATTTCAGATTATCAGACAAAAACAACTTTGTTATTTGAAACTTACCGGGCAGCACCTCGTCCTCTTGGAAATGCTGTTTCATATGTAAATTGTGCTTTCTTGGGGCATGCTTCTGTGGATCAACAATCAAATGCTCTTGTATTGAACAATCTGCGCTTGGCTTTTGGTGCATATGGAACAAAACATGCTATTAGAGCAAAGAAAGTGGAGGAATTCCTAGCTGGTAAATCACTCACTGCGTCGGTTGTACTTGGAGCAATTCAGTTACTTAGGGATGTGATTGTACCAATGGAGGGAACATCACATCCTGAATATAGAGTCAGTGCAGCTGTTGGATTTCTCTTCAGTTTCCTATCCCCTCTTGCGAAAGGCATCCCACAGCCTGGAAAAGCTCTGACCAGTGGTTCTGCTGATTCAGCAGATACAGATGATGTGCGTAACCTGCCAGTATCATCACGTCGAGAAACAATTTCCAATGACGATTATAAACCAGTTGGCGAGCCGATTAAGAAGTATGGCGTTGAACTTCAAGCTTCTG GGGAGGCAGTTTATGTCGATGATATTCCGGCTCCAAAGAATTGCCTCTATGGAGAATTTATTTACAGCACACAACCTCTTGCTCATGTCAAGAGTATTAAATTCAAGTCTTCATTAGCGTCAGAGAAGATCATCGATGTTGTTTCTGCCAAGGATATTCCAAGTGGTGGAGAAAATATTGGATCGACCTTCACATTTGGGGATGAACCACTGTTTGGTGATACAGTTGCTGAGTATGCTGGACAGGCTCTTGGTGTCGTG ATTGCAGAAACCCAAAGGTATGCTGATATGGCAGCCAAGCAGGTTATTATTGAATATGACACTAAAGATTTGAGCCCACCGATCTTAACTGTGGAACAAGCAGTCGAAAACAGTAGCTACTTCAAAGTTCCCCCAGAGTTGTATCCTACAGAAGTTGGCGATGTTTCCAAGGGAATGGCACAAGCTGATCACAAGATCCCGTCAACAGAA GTAAAACTTGCCTCTGAGTACTACTTCTACATGGAAACACAGACTGCACTAGCCATTCCAGATGAGGATAACACCTTGGTGGTCTACAGTTCGTCACAGTACCCTGAACTTGCACAAAGTGTCATAGCACGGTGTCTGGGAATTCCATTCAGCAAGGTGCGTGTCATTACAAGAAGGGCTGGAGGTGGCTTTGGTGGAAAGGCATTTAGATCATTCCAG GTTGCAACAGCAGCTGCACTTTGTGCATACAAGTTGCGACGTCCTGTACGGATGTACCTTAATCGCAACACTGATATGGTTATGATTGGTGGTAGGCACCCAGTGAAAGCTCGTTACTCTGTTGGATTCAAGTCTGATGGGAAAATTACAGCTTTGCACCTAGACCTATTAATTAATGCTGGGATATCTCCAGATGCAAGCCCTCTGATGCCAGGAACAATTATATCAAGTGTGAAGAAGTACAATTGGGGTGCTCTGTCATTTGACATCAAGGTCTGCAAAACAAATAATACATCCAAATCTGTAATGCGGGCTCCTGGGGATACACAAGGCTCTCTAATAGCTGATGCTATCATTGAGCATGTTGCATCAGTACTTTCAGTTGATGCTAACAGCGTGAGGGAAAAGAATTTTCACACCTATGGTAGTCTTCAGTTGTTCTACCCAGATAGTGCTGGTGAAGCTTCTACATACACATTACATTCTATTTTCAATAGGTTGATCTCAACTTCGAGCTACCTGGATCGAGCTGAATCCATCAAGCAGTTTAACAGTAGCAATAAGTGGCGGAAACGGGGTATTTCTTGTGTTCCCCTCATTTTCAGAGTTGAACCAAGGGCAGCTCCTGGAAGGGTTTCTGTGCTCAATGATGGCTCCATAGTGGTAGAAGTTGGAGGAATTGAAATCGGTCAAGGACTGTGGACTAAAGTACAACAGATGACTGCATTTGCTTTGGGAAAATTATGGCCAGATGGGGTTGAAGGTCTTCTTGAGAGAGTGCGTGTCCTACAGGCTGACACCTTGAACTTAATACAGGGCGGGCTTACTGCTGGTAGCACTTCATCTGAATCTAGTTGTGCAGCCACCCTTCAGGCATGCAATATGCTGGTTGACAGGTTAAAGCCAGTCTTGGATAGGCTGCAGCAGCAATCCAAAGATGTCTCATGGGATACTTTGATTTCTCAG GCCTCTAAAGAAAATGTTAATTTATCTGCGAGTGCATACTGGGTACCTGGCAAAGAGTCTAATAAGTACCTGAACTATGGAGCCGCTATAAGTGAG GTGGAGATTGACCTTCTTACAGGAGCAATTACTTTACTAAGGGGCGATCTTGTGTATGACTGTGGGAAGAGCTTGAACCCTGCAGTGGACCTAGGACAG attgAAGGTTCCTTTATACAGGGAATTGGCTTCTTCGTATACGAAGAATATGTTACGAACAGTGACGGCTTGATGATTAGCAACAGCACATGGGACTACAAGATCCCAAGTGTCGACATAATCCCAAAGCAGTTTAATGCCGAGGTTCTGAACACTGGATATCATAAGAACCGTGTGCTTTCTTCAAAAG CTTCTGGTGAACCTGCCTTAATTGCTGCCTCATCGGTTCATTGTGCACTGAGGGAAGCTATCAGAGCAGCGAGAAGGGAGTTTGCAAACAGCACTGGATCCGGAAGCTCACCTCTGGAATTCCAGATGGATGTCCCTGCGCCAATGACACTGGTGAAAGAACTATGTGGTTTCGATATTGTGGACAAGTACTTGGAAAGTCTATCTACCCAGGAACGTGCAGCTGGGGCGTAA